The proteins below come from a single Acidovorax sp. NCPPB 4044 genomic window:
- a CDS encoding slipin family protein, which yields MLKIQRIKKNERALLLRNGDFERVLHGGAHWLFAGTDQLRVETFALEQPAFTHGLADYLMAREPEVVAREFVRVELAETQAGLRTENGVLVEILPPGTRRLYWKGLVDVAVEVVDLSQGVDVPAALAARLVQTQLRHKPVAGLNGVLQVQVPEAMCAILTIDGKVERLLGAGMHAFWKFGRHIGAELVDLRLQTLDVSGQDIMTRDKVGLRINLCATWRYVDVLLAHRRLPKPADHLYRELQFALRSAVGTRTLDELLEDKTAIDDVVRAHLAGKLPGYGMEVDGVGVKDIVLPGDMKAILTQVVQAEKQAQANVIRRREETAATRSLLNTAKVMEDNPVALRMKELETLERVAERIDKISVFGGLDQVLNGLVKMR from the coding sequence ATGCTGAAGATCCAACGCATCAAGAAGAACGAACGCGCGCTGCTGCTGCGCAACGGCGACTTCGAGCGCGTACTGCACGGCGGTGCGCACTGGCTCTTCGCCGGCACCGACCAGCTGCGCGTGGAGACCTTCGCGCTGGAGCAGCCCGCCTTCACGCACGGCCTGGCCGATTACCTGATGGCCCGCGAGCCCGAGGTGGTGGCCCGCGAGTTCGTGCGCGTGGAACTGGCCGAAACCCAGGCGGGCCTGCGCACCGAGAACGGCGTGCTGGTCGAGATCCTGCCGCCGGGCACCCGGCGCCTCTACTGGAAGGGGCTGGTGGACGTGGCCGTGGAGGTGGTGGACCTGTCGCAGGGCGTGGACGTGCCCGCCGCGCTGGCCGCGCGGCTGGTGCAGACGCAACTGCGCCACAAGCCCGTGGCCGGCCTGAACGGCGTGCTGCAGGTGCAGGTGCCCGAGGCCATGTGCGCCATCCTCACGATCGACGGCAAGGTCGAGCGGCTGCTGGGCGCCGGAATGCACGCGTTCTGGAAGTTCGGCCGCCACATCGGCGCGGAACTGGTGGACCTGCGCCTGCAGACGCTGGACGTGTCGGGCCAGGACATCATGACGCGCGACAAGGTCGGCCTGCGGATCAACCTGTGCGCGACCTGGCGCTACGTGGACGTGCTGCTGGCGCACCGGCGCCTGCCCAAGCCTGCCGATCACCTCTACCGCGAGCTGCAGTTCGCGCTGCGCTCCGCCGTGGGCACCCGCACGCTCGACGAGCTGCTGGAGGACAAGACGGCGATCGACGACGTGGTGCGTGCGCATCTGGCCGGCAAGCTGCCGGGCTATGGCATGGAGGTCGATGGCGTGGGGGTGAAGGACATCGTGCTGCCCGGCGACATGAAGGCCATCCTGACCCAGGTGGTGCAGGCGGAAAAGCAGGCCCAGGCCAACGTGATCCGCCGCCGCGAGGAAACCGCCGCGACGCGCTCGCTGCTCAACACCGCCAAGGTGATGGAAGACAACCCCGTGGCCCTGCGCATGAAAGAGCTGGAAACGCTCGAGCGCGTGGCCGAACGCATCGACAAGATCTCCGTGTTCGGCGGGCTGGACCAGGTGCTGAACGGCCTGGTGAAGATGCGCTGA
- the rtcR gene encoding RNA repair transcriptional activator RtcR, which translates to MAKSKVVIGFIGTQLDAGKGAGRWEKWRPTVSLAQHEDVVVRRMELLHTPSHAPLAAQVKADLAAVSPETDVRLVSLEIGDPWDFGEVYGALYDWVQAYRFHMEREEYWVHITTGTHVAQICLFLLVESRRIPGVLAQTAPPRRQREGDPGSYALIDLDLSRYDALAQRFQAEQRDAVDFLKSGIATRNPAFNALIEEVERVAVRSRAPILFTGPTGAGKSHLARRMYELKKSRHQVEGGFAEVNCATLRGDGAASTLFGHRKGAFTGAAADRAGLLRSAHGGVLFLDEIGELGLDEQAMLLKAVEEKRFYPMGSDREVESDFQLIAGTNRDLRVEVAQGRFREDLFARINLWSYQLPGLAQRPEDIEPNVDHLLARAGEELGRSVRFSAEARQGYLRYAQSQEALWAGNFRDLLASVVRLATLAEGGRIGLALVEAEIARLRWLWQPALPTGPAGADGLPELEALLGPAQMDALDLFDRLQLAAVVRVCRQSRSLSDAGRQLFQASRTQRTAVNDADRLRKYLGRFGLAWDRLS; encoded by the coding sequence ATGGCAAAAAGCAAAGTGGTCATCGGCTTCATCGGCACCCAGCTGGATGCAGGCAAGGGCGCCGGGCGGTGGGAGAAATGGCGGCCCACGGTTTCGCTCGCGCAGCACGAGGACGTCGTCGTGCGCCGCATGGAGCTGCTCCATACCCCGTCCCACGCGCCCCTGGCCGCGCAGGTGAAGGCCGACCTGGCTGCGGTGTCGCCGGAGACCGACGTGCGCCTGGTGTCGCTGGAGATCGGCGATCCGTGGGATTTCGGCGAGGTGTACGGCGCGCTGTACGACTGGGTCCAGGCCTACCGCTTCCACATGGAGCGCGAGGAGTACTGGGTGCACATCACCACCGGCACCCACGTGGCGCAGATCTGCCTGTTCCTGCTGGTGGAGTCGCGCCGCATCCCCGGCGTGCTCGCGCAGACGGCACCTCCGCGGCGCCAGCGCGAGGGCGACCCGGGCAGCTACGCGCTCATCGACCTGGATCTGTCCCGCTATGACGCGCTGGCCCAGCGCTTCCAGGCGGAGCAGCGCGATGCGGTGGACTTCCTCAAAAGCGGCATCGCCACGCGCAACCCGGCCTTCAATGCGCTCATCGAGGAGGTGGAGCGCGTGGCGGTGCGCTCGCGCGCGCCCATCCTCTTCACCGGCCCCACGGGCGCGGGCAAGTCGCACCTCGCGCGGCGCATGTATGAACTGAAGAAATCCCGCCACCAGGTGGAGGGCGGGTTCGCCGAAGTCAACTGCGCCACGCTGCGCGGCGACGGCGCCGCATCCACACTGTTCGGCCACCGCAAGGGGGCTTTCACCGGCGCAGCCGCCGACCGGGCGGGCCTGCTGCGCTCGGCCCACGGCGGTGTGCTGTTCCTCGACGAGATCGGCGAACTGGGCCTGGACGAGCAGGCCATGCTGCTCAAGGCCGTGGAGGAAAAGCGCTTCTACCCCATGGGCAGCGACCGCGAGGTGGAAAGCGATTTCCAGCTCATCGCCGGCACCAACCGCGACCTGCGCGTGGAAGTGGCGCAAGGCCGCTTCCGCGAAGACCTGTTCGCGCGCATCAACCTCTGGAGCTACCAGTTGCCGGGGCTGGCCCAGCGGCCGGAAGACATCGAGCCCAACGTGGACCACCTGCTGGCCCGGGCGGGCGAGGAGCTGGGGCGCAGCGTGCGCTTTTCGGCCGAGGCGCGGCAAGGCTATCTGCGCTATGCGCAGTCGCAGGAGGCGCTGTGGGCCGGCAACTTCCGCGACCTGTTGGCAAGTGTGGTGCGCCTGGCGACGCTGGCCGAGGGCGGGCGCATCGGGCTCGCGCTGGTGGAGGCCGAGATCGCCCGGCTGCGCTGGCTGTGGCAGCCTGCGCTGCCGACGGGCCCTGCGGGCGCGGACGGGCTGCCTGAACTCGAGGCCTTGCTGGGGCCCGCGCAGATGGACGCGCTGGACCTGTTCGATCGCCTGCAGCTCGCGGCCGTGGTGCGTGTATGCCGGCAGTCGCGCAGCCTGTCGGATGCGGGGCGGCAACTGTTCCAGGCCTCGCGAACGCAGCGCACGGCGGTGAACGATGCGGACCGGCTGCGCAAGTACCTGGGCCGCTTCGGGCTGGCGTGGGACCGGTTGTCGTGA
- a CDS encoding TetR/AcrR family transcriptional regulator: MPKTEGHEKSRRPSPRGRPTARRAQELRQTIIEVASVLMLQGGYEGTSIDAIAAAAGVTKRTIYSRFASKENLLREVLTTAALPALRLDPEFPPGLGIQEKLERIGMEMNDTLLHPDMQRWLRFAIGGIAQRPELAPFIHALIEQYLELLARMLGPALASEALRADDFSASVKIFATLISAPAHNLVTFSLPPGSREEQADFIRKAAVLFLAGCTKA, encoded by the coding sequence ATGCCGAAAACCGAAGGTCATGAGAAGTCCAGGCGCCCCTCTCCCCGGGGCCGCCCCACCGCGCGGCGGGCGCAGGAACTGCGGCAGACCATCATCGAAGTGGCATCCGTGCTCATGCTCCAGGGCGGCTACGAAGGCACCAGCATCGATGCCATCGCAGCGGCGGCCGGCGTCACCAAACGGACGATCTACTCGCGCTTCGCCTCCAAGGAAAACCTGCTGCGCGAAGTGCTGACGACCGCGGCGCTTCCGGCGTTGCGGCTCGACCCCGAGTTCCCGCCCGGCCTCGGGATCCAGGAGAAGCTGGAACGGATCGGGATGGAGATGAACGACACCTTGCTGCACCCCGACATGCAGCGTTGGCTGCGATTCGCCATCGGTGGCATTGCGCAACGGCCCGAACTGGCTCCGTTCATCCATGCGCTGATCGAACAGTACCTGGAGCTGCTGGCCCGGATGCTGGGGCCGGCACTGGCCAGCGAGGCATTGCGCGCGGATGACTTCTCTGCCTCCGTGAAGATCTTCGCCACCTTGATCTCCGCGCCAGCCCACAACCTCGTCACGTTCTCCCTGCCGCCCGGCTCCCGGGAGGAGCAGGCGGATTTCATACGGAAAGCCGCGGTCCTGTTCCTCGCCGGCTGCACCAAGGCCTGA
- a CDS encoding methyl-accepting chemotaxis protein, protein MEWFKRLKVGTKLIAGFLAVAAIGALIGTAGILRSSEINDLADLMYDREIAGLSHASEANIQLIGASRAIRSAVLAITQEERRAHVASVQTRLKAMHEELAKTANFFVTDEGKARVLETQRAVQAYDAGLQSVLAMLQTEELSNTRASMVKINEVRQIADKADDLLGDLVDRKRLNAKELNDQTGVIYQQVRLILISLTVGGVVLGVAIGALLTRGLTGQLGGEPADVALVAGAIARGDLTYPIDVSRAKPGSVVAAMQRMQASLRDVVGTVRSSSGNIAVGATQIATGNADLSQRTEEQASNLEETAASMEELTSTVMSSADTARQAAELARSASQAAQKGGEVVGQVVSMMGEINTSSQRIADIIGVIDGIAFQTNILALNAAVEAARAGEQGRGFAVVASEVRSLAQKSAEAAKEIKTLIHDSVEKVANGGQLVNAAGTSMEDIVGQVRRVSNLIQEITSATQEQTSGLSQINEAVMQIDQVTQQNAALVEESAAAADSLNLQVKQLVAAVDVFKIDDAAPATPRPPAAAVPGAARPQARALPAQAGKRPAPATLPRPAAAPRPALASANAPKAAGSSQGSKDNGDWETF, encoded by the coding sequence ATGGAATGGTTCAAGCGACTGAAGGTAGGCACCAAGCTCATCGCCGGGTTTCTGGCGGTGGCGGCGATCGGTGCCCTGATCGGAACGGCCGGAATCCTGCGTTCCAGCGAGATTAACGACCTGGCCGACCTGATGTATGACCGCGAGATCGCGGGCCTGTCCCATGCCTCCGAGGCCAACATCCAGCTGATCGGTGCCAGCCGGGCGATCCGCAGCGCGGTGCTGGCCATCACGCAGGAGGAGCGGCGCGCGCACGTGGCTTCGGTGCAGACACGCCTGAAGGCCATGCACGAAGAGCTGGCCAAGACGGCGAATTTCTTCGTCACCGACGAAGGCAAGGCCCGCGTCCTGGAAACCCAGCGGGCCGTGCAAGCCTACGATGCCGGCCTGCAGTCGGTCCTGGCGATGCTGCAGACCGAGGAACTGTCGAACACGCGGGCCTCCATGGTCAAGATCAACGAGGTCCGGCAGATCGCGGACAAGGCCGACGATCTGCTGGGCGACCTGGTCGATCGCAAGAGGCTCAATGCCAAGGAACTGAATGACCAGACGGGCGTGATCTACCAGCAGGTGCGCCTGATCCTGATCAGCCTCACCGTCGGCGGTGTGGTACTGGGCGTGGCCATCGGAGCCCTGCTCACGCGCGGGCTGACCGGCCAGCTGGGCGGCGAGCCCGCCGATGTGGCGCTGGTGGCCGGCGCCATTGCGCGCGGAGACCTCACCTACCCGATCGATGTGTCGCGCGCGAAGCCGGGCAGCGTGGTTGCCGCGATGCAGAGGATGCAGGCCTCGCTGCGCGACGTGGTCGGGACGGTTCGCAGCAGCAGCGGCAACATCGCCGTGGGCGCCACCCAGATCGCCACGGGCAATGCCGACCTGTCCCAGCGGACCGAAGAACAGGCCAGCAACCTCGAAGAGACCGCGGCATCGATGGAGGAGCTGACCAGCACGGTGATGAGCAGTGCCGACACGGCAAGGCAGGCGGCGGAGCTGGCCCGGTCTGCCAGCCAGGCCGCACAAAAGGGCGGCGAGGTGGTCGGGCAGGTCGTGTCGATGATGGGGGAGATCAACACGTCCTCCCAGAGGATCGCCGACATCATCGGCGTGATCGATGGCATCGCGTTCCAGACCAACATCCTGGCGCTCAATGCGGCCGTGGAAGCGGCGCGCGCGGGTGAGCAGGGCCGGGGCTTCGCGGTGGTGGCCAGCGAAGTGCGCAGCCTGGCCCAGAAGAGCGCCGAAGCGGCCAAGGAAATCAAGACGCTGATCCACGACAGCGTGGAGAAGGTGGCCAACGGAGGCCAGCTCGTGAATGCGGCCGGCACTTCGATGGAAGACATCGTCGGGCAGGTCCGCAGGGTCAGCAACCTGATCCAGGAGATCACCTCGGCCACGCAGGAGCAGACATCCGGGCTCAGCCAGATCAATGAAGCAGTGATGCAGATCGACCAGGTCACGCAGCAGAATGCCGCGCTGGTCGAGGAATCTGCCGCCGCTGCCGACAGCCTCAACCTGCAGGTCAAGCAGCTGGTCGCAGCCGTGGACGTGTTCAAGATCGACGACGCGGCGCCCGCCACACCCCGGCCGCCTGCCGCGGCAGTGCCCGGCGCTGCCCGGCCGCAGGCCCGGGCACTCCCGGCGCAGGCGGGCAAGCGCCCCGCGCCGGCCACGCTGCCCCGGCCTGCCGCAGCACCGCGGCCAGCGCTCGCCTCTGCGAATGCGCCGAAGGCGGCAGGCAGCAGCCAGGGGAGCAAGGACAACGGCGACTGGGAAACCTTTTGA
- a CDS encoding NAD(P)-dependent oxidoreductase: MPSRPPRKVALFGATGKTGRHLIAEGLRRGMDVTVFARPGTAFDHPGVRAISGALTDAARLREAIRGSDAVLSALGPTALRHPGDLPITHAMEAIILAMEQEGVKRLIAVSTGTAADPADGFDWKIRMPAALIRAAMPGAYRDIIGLARTIRASSLDWTMVRVAFLTQRPASGRLNVGLYGATRHSMAVSREAVAAFMFDRIAEPGSIRSAPGISAG, translated from the coding sequence ATGCCCTCACGCCCACCCAGGAAGGTGGCCCTCTTCGGTGCCACCGGCAAGACCGGACGGCACCTCATCGCCGAAGGCCTGCGGCGCGGAATGGACGTCACCGTCTTCGCGCGCCCGGGCACGGCGTTCGACCACCCCGGCGTGCGTGCCATCAGCGGCGCACTGACCGATGCGGCCAGGCTGCGGGAAGCCATCCGGGGTTCCGATGCCGTGCTCTCGGCCCTCGGCCCCACCGCACTCCGGCACCCCGGCGACCTTCCGATCACCCATGCCATGGAAGCGATCATTCTGGCCATGGAGCAGGAAGGCGTGAAGCGCCTCATTGCGGTCTCCACCGGAACGGCAGCCGATCCCGCGGATGGCTTCGACTGGAAGATCCGGATGCCCGCAGCGCTCATCCGCGCCGCCATGCCCGGGGCTTACCGCGACATCATCGGCCTGGCCCGGACGATCCGGGCATCGTCTCTGGACTGGACGATGGTGCGGGTGGCTTTCCTGACCCAGCGCCCGGCCAGCGGGCGGCTGAACGTGGGGCTCTACGGCGCCACCCGGCATTCCATGGCCGTCTCGCGCGAAGCGGTTGCGGCTTTCATGTTCGATCGGATCGCGGAGCCCGGGAGCATCCGCTCGGCGCCGGGGATCAGCGCCGGCTGA
- a CDS encoding DoxX family protein: protein MTENPLYWASTALLSLLYLASGTLYVARSDGVRQALAGLGYPAYLVPILTAAKFLAVAALLVRPGAALSDLAYAGMLYHLLLSAAAHIGVRKPSAALPAALGLVLLTVSFATQNAARDVPSAYAPGAAALRSSAH, encoded by the coding sequence ATGACCGAGAACCCGCTCTACTGGGCCAGCACTGCATTGCTGTCCCTGCTCTACCTTGCCTCCGGCACCCTGTACGTCGCCAGGAGCGACGGGGTCCGCCAGGCCCTGGCCGGCCTGGGGTATCCGGCCTATCTCGTGCCCATCCTCACGGCCGCGAAGTTCCTGGCCGTGGCGGCCCTGCTGGTGCGCCCTGGCGCAGCGCTCAGCGACCTTGCCTACGCCGGCATGCTCTACCACCTGCTGCTGTCCGCTGCTGCGCACATCGGCGTGCGCAAGCCCAGCGCGGCCTTGCCGGCCGCCCTGGGCCTCGTGCTGCTCACGGTGTCGTTCGCCACGCAGAACGCCGCGCGCGATGTCCCCTCGGCCTATGCCCCGGGCGCGGCGGCGCTGCGCTCGAGTGCCCACTGA
- a CDS encoding winged helix-turn-helix transcriptional regulator, which translates to MENQTSGGSGANMHEEMRRAFALLSGKWKLEIMWLLNQRVYRFGELRKAIPGITQHMLTAQLRELETDGLVSRTVFAEVPPRVEYAITAKARGLGPTMEALTRWWTEYGASVPARPAPRGRKPGAG; encoded by the coding sequence ATGGAAAACCAGACCAGTGGCGGTTCGGGCGCCAACATGCACGAGGAGATGCGCAGGGCATTCGCGCTCCTCTCCGGCAAATGGAAGCTCGAAATCATGTGGCTGCTCAACCAGCGGGTCTACCGCTTCGGTGAGCTTCGCAAGGCCATCCCGGGCATCACCCAGCACATGCTGACGGCGCAATTGCGGGAGCTGGAGACCGATGGCCTGGTGTCGCGCACCGTCTTTGCCGAAGTGCCTCCGCGCGTGGAGTACGCGATCACCGCCAAGGCCCGCGGGCTCGGCCCCACGATGGAAGCGCTCACGCGCTGGTGGACCGAATACGGCGCGAGCGTTCCGGCCAGACCGGCACCGCGGGGCCGCAAGCCCGGGGCCGGTTGA
- a CDS encoding M48 family metallopeptidase, with amino-acid sequence MAHPSPPAASPQDDATGARPALPVPARWFDGRGSQGRAVLAAIAPGPRGPTLTLHPVGQPAVAPERFAHDAVDWPESWNPRRPPPRLVVDLGDRGSLEVAGDAVARWHQALQSAGHRAGIAQRMQTRWPAFIAVLLASVLALVLFYRYGTPWLATQLTRHIPLSWETTLSQETLERMDHGTLKPSRLARERQDQLRARFDALVQGMPASLQRYPGYAPTLRLEFRHGLGANALALPGGTVVMTDGLAETARRNGLGDDALMGVLAHEVGHVVHRHTTRTVVEQGVLNVGLGLALGDVSSLMSMGGAMLTGFAYSRAHEREADCHAIALMAHAGLPTAPMADLLLAVSRDAHEAAEAGTNARDSAKQPPRERASGASAARAAPTDDTGLLALLATHPGTQERAEQLRAGRAPHCARP; translated from the coding sequence ATGGCGCACCCCTCCCCGCCCGCAGCCAGCCCCCAGGACGATGCCACCGGGGCGCGCCCCGCGCTCCCGGTGCCCGCCCGCTGGTTCGACGGGCGCGGCAGCCAGGGCCGGGCCGTGCTCGCGGCCATCGCTCCCGGCCCCCGCGGCCCCACGCTCACGCTGCACCCGGTGGGGCAGCCCGCGGTGGCCCCGGAACGTTTCGCGCACGATGCGGTGGACTGGCCGGAGTCCTGGAACCCCCGCCGCCCTCCCCCGCGGCTGGTGGTGGACCTGGGCGACCGCGGCAGCCTCGAAGTCGCGGGCGATGCCGTCGCCCGCTGGCACCAAGCCCTGCAGTCGGCAGGCCACCGCGCCGGCATCGCGCAGCGCATGCAGACCCGCTGGCCGGCGTTCATCGCGGTGCTGCTCGCGTCCGTGCTGGCGCTCGTGCTCTTCTACCGGTACGGCACACCCTGGCTGGCAACCCAGCTCACGCGGCACATTCCTCTTTCATGGGAAACCACGCTCTCGCAGGAGACGCTGGAGCGCATGGACCACGGCACCCTGAAGCCGTCGCGCCTGGCGCGGGAGCGGCAGGACCAACTGCGTGCACGCTTCGATGCACTCGTGCAGGGCATGCCGGCCTCGCTGCAGCGCTATCCGGGCTATGCGCCCACGCTGCGGCTCGAATTCCGCCACGGGCTGGGCGCCAATGCCCTGGCCCTGCCCGGGGGCACCGTGGTGATGACCGACGGCCTGGCCGAGACCGCCCGGCGCAACGGACTCGGCGACGACGCGCTGATGGGCGTGCTCGCGCACGAGGTGGGCCATGTCGTGCACCGCCACACCACGCGCACGGTGGTCGAACAGGGCGTGCTCAATGTGGGGCTGGGCCTGGCGCTGGGCGATGTGTCGAGCCTGATGTCGATGGGCGGCGCCATGCTCACCGGCTTCGCGTACAGCCGCGCGCACGAACGCGAGGCCGACTGCCATGCCATCGCGCTCATGGCCCATGCCGGCCTGCCGACGGCGCCCATGGCCGACCTGCTGCTCGCCGTGTCGCGCGACGCGCACGAAGCCGCCGAAGCCGGCACCAATGCCAGGGACAGCGCGAAGCAGCCCCCACGGGAGCGCGCCAGCGGTGCATCGGCGGCACGCGCCGCCCCCACGGACGACACCGGCCTGCTCGCCTTGCTGGCCACGCACCCCGGCACGCAGGAGCGCGCCGAACAGTTGCGGGCGGGCCGCGCTCCGCACTGCGCGCGGCCATGA
- a CDS encoding YjgN family protein — protein MDQRVEPHPGRMSSSFASHGIEPHPLRFTGSGGEYFRVWIVNVLLGIVTLGLYTPWARRRTAQYFYGHTLVAGSPLEFTGQQRRMVFGFLVLVGLTAAYQIAARSGQDTAVGLFIIAGALLSPLIWGSAMRFRLGNTRWRGLRLQFTANWRQVYAASWPVFAIAAVWLVAVFGLRAIAPEAQIAPSGRKLPQVTGAMWGLIAVALALTVLCFIRLEYNYRSMLVLHSRLGSEPGRWKPVYMDFVKVWLATVAVFILSVLLIGAVLGVAFGGSWMLIAGKVQRLGMWLFVFIVAGIFLFGFLMLLASAPARAYREARMFQLTWDQIGVSRMARFKCNLRAGRFVGLRIKNLFLTLLTLGFYRPFARVSEYRMKLESVTLHVKGGVDQVTGQLVRQQQSGVGDALADAAGLDLIG, from the coding sequence ATGGATCAACGCGTCGAGCCCCACCCGGGCCGCATGTCGTCATCGTTCGCATCGCACGGCATCGAGCCGCATCCGCTCCGGTTCACGGGCAGCGGGGGCGAATACTTCCGCGTCTGGATCGTCAACGTGCTGCTGGGCATCGTCACGCTGGGGCTCTACACGCCCTGGGCACGCCGGCGCACCGCGCAGTATTTCTACGGCCACACCCTGGTGGCCGGCAGCCCGCTCGAATTCACGGGCCAGCAGCGGCGCATGGTGTTCGGCTTCCTGGTGCTCGTGGGCCTCACGGCGGCCTACCAGATCGCCGCGCGCTCGGGCCAGGACACGGCCGTGGGCCTGTTCATCATCGCCGGCGCCCTGCTCTCGCCGCTCATCTGGGGCAGCGCGATGCGCTTCCGGCTCGGCAACACGCGCTGGCGCGGCCTGCGGCTGCAGTTCACCGCGAACTGGCGCCAGGTCTATGCCGCCAGCTGGCCGGTGTTCGCCATCGCGGCCGTGTGGCTGGTGGCCGTTTTCGGCCTGCGCGCCATCGCGCCGGAGGCGCAGATCGCTCCTTCGGGCCGCAAGCTTCCGCAGGTCACCGGCGCGATGTGGGGCCTGATCGCCGTGGCGCTGGCGCTCACGGTGCTGTGCTTCATCCGGCTCGAATACAACTACCGCAGCATGCTGGTGCTGCATTCCCGCCTGGGCAGCGAGCCCGGCCGCTGGAAGCCGGTGTACATGGATTTCGTGAAGGTATGGCTCGCCACGGTGGCGGTGTTCATCCTGTCCGTGCTGCTGATCGGCGCCGTGCTCGGCGTGGCCTTCGGTGGCTCGTGGATGCTGATCGCCGGCAAGGTGCAGCGCCTCGGGATGTGGCTGTTCGTGTTCATCGTCGCGGGCATCTTCCTCTTCGGGTTCCTGATGCTGCTGGCCTCCGCGCCGGCCCGTGCCTACCGCGAAGCCCGCATGTTCCAGCTCACCTGGGACCAGATCGGCGTGAGCCGCATGGCCCGCTTCAAATGCAACCTGCGCGCGGGCCGTTTCGTGGGGCTGAGGATCAAGAACCTCTTCCTCACGCTGCTCACGCTCGGCTTCTACCGGCCTTTCGCCCGGGTGAGCGAATACCGCATGAAGCTCGAATCCGTCACGCTGCACGTCAAGGGCGGCGTGGACCAGGTCACGGGCCAGTTGGTGCGGCAGCAGCAGAGCGGCGTGGGCGACGCCCTGGCGGACGCTGCGGGGCTGGACCTCATCGGCTGA
- a CDS encoding rRNA pseudouridine synthase: MREHQHGTGGADGDSMRLAKRVAELQGCSRREAEWLVEGGHVQVDGQVSELPGARVQPGQAIVVAAGARAQEIPPVTLLLHKPNGWEAGLGQGPAGDPRHARGSGAPDAAALLEPATRYAGDSPPVRVLQRHFRQLECFTPLAAAASGLVVFTQDRRMARRLEEDIETLEQECVVTVEGRIAEGGLARLCQGLEFNGRPLPPAKVSWQSETRLRFAMKGIRPGQIPAMCEAVGLRATAIKRLRIGRVALAKLPEGQWRYLLPWERF; encoded by the coding sequence ATGCGTGAGCACCAGCACGGAACCGGGGGCGCCGACGGAGACAGCATGCGCCTGGCCAAGCGGGTGGCGGAGCTGCAGGGCTGCTCGCGCCGCGAAGCCGAATGGCTGGTCGAAGGCGGCCATGTGCAGGTCGATGGGCAGGTGAGCGAACTGCCGGGCGCGCGCGTGCAGCCGGGCCAGGCCATCGTGGTCGCCGCCGGCGCCCGGGCGCAGGAGATTCCCCCCGTCACGCTGCTGCTGCACAAGCCGAACGGCTGGGAAGCCGGCCTCGGCCAGGGCCCGGCCGGCGATCCGCGGCATGCCCGCGGCAGCGGGGCCCCCGATGCCGCCGCGCTGCTGGAGCCCGCCACGCGGTATGCGGGCGACAGCCCGCCGGTGCGCGTGCTGCAGCGGCACTTCCGGCAGCTGGAGTGTTTCACGCCCCTCGCCGCCGCGGCCAGCGGTCTCGTGGTCTTCACGCAGGACCGCCGCATGGCCCGGCGGCTGGAGGAGGACATCGAGACGCTGGAGCAGGAATGCGTCGTGACGGTGGAAGGCCGCATCGCCGAAGGCGGCCTCGCGCGCCTGTGCCAGGGCCTGGAATTCAACGGCCGCCCCCTTCCGCCGGCCAAGGTGAGCTGGCAGAGCGAGACACGGCTGCGCTTTGCGATGAAGGGCATCCGCCCCGGACAGATTCCCGCCATGTGCGAGGCCGTGGGGCTGCGCGCCACCGCCATCAAGCGCCTGCGCATCGGGCGCGTGGCGCTCGCCAAGCTGCCCGAGGGGCAGTGGCGCTATCTGCTGCCCTGGGAACGGTTCTAG